A window of the Phragmites australis chromosome 20, lpPhrAust1.1, whole genome shotgun sequence genome harbors these coding sequences:
- the LOC133901168 gene encoding uncharacterized protein LOC133901168, with protein MNMKPRPPSATSSSAVPARLRPHLARLTSFLIVFAVGYSLGILSSSTRPSPKPSQTVIRPHAAHLTASTTVSESNRTGAAAASYSRSPPHDLFRFREECGEPIPSDAILPTLLEKLFDGKSPYASFPPPHTEALLHPAAARPRGWGSTGAVFAELIESVRPDTIVELGAFLGASALHMAAVSKNLSLSPAILCIDDFRGWPAFRERFRRDVPPQRHGDALLLPQFMANVAVAGRDATERVLPLPFSTASALTALCEWGVYADLIEVDAGHDFHSAWADINLAWAVLRPGGVMFGHDYFTSADDRGVRRAVTLFARVKGLTVRPHGQHWVLSPKPHGHDDGR; from the coding sequence ATGAACATGAAGCCGCGTCCACCGTCGGCGACGTCGTCTTCCGCCGTTCCGGCCAGGCTCCGGCCGCACCTCGCGCGGCTCACCTCCTTCCTGATCGTCTTCGCCGTCGGATACTCCCTTGGCATCCTGTCGTCGTCCACCCGGCCGTCGCCAAAGCCATCTCAGACGGTCATACGGCCGCACGCCGCGCACCTCACCGCCTCCACCACTGTGTCCGAGTCGAACAGGACCGGTGCGGCTGCTGCGAGCTACTCGCGGTCGCCTCCACACGACCTGTTCCGGTTCAGAGAAGAGTGCGGGGAGCCGATACCCAGCGACGCCATCTTGCCGACGCTTCTCGAGAAGCTGTTCGACGGCAAGAGCCCGTACGCGAGCTTCCCGCCGCCGCACACCGAGGCGCTGCTAcacccggcggcggcgcgcccgCGCGGGTGGGGCTCGACTGGGGCCGTGTTCGCGGAGCTCATCGAGTCGGTGCGCCCGGACACCATCGTCGAGCTGGGCGCCTTCCTGGGCGCGTCGGCGCTGCACATGGCTGCCGTGTCCAAGAACCTCTCGCTCTCCCCTGCCATCCTCTGCATCGACGACTTCCGCGGGTGGCCGGCCTTCCGCGAGCGCTTCCGCCGCGAcgtcccgccgcagcgtcacgGCGacgcgctgctgctgccgcaGTTCATGGCCAACGTGGCCGTGGCGGGGCGCGACGCCACCGAGCGCGTGCTGCCGCTGCCCTTCTCCACGGCATCCGCTCTCACCGCGCTGTGCGAGTGGGGCGTCTACGCCGACCTCATCGAGGTGGACGCCGGGCACGACTTCCACTCGGCGTGGGCGGACATCAACCTGGCCTGGGCCGTGCTCCGGCCCGGCGGTGTCATGTTCGGCCACGACTACTTCACCTCCGCCGACGACCGCGGCGTGCGCCGCGCGGTGACGCTGTTCGCGAGGGTGAAGGGGCTCACCGTCCGGCCCCACGGCCAGCACTGGGTTCTCTCCCCGAAGCCGCACGGGCACGACGACGGGCGGTGA
- the LOC133901192 gene encoding uncharacterized protein LOC133901192 has protein sequence MAKSCKGLAMELVKCLSETDCVKVQKRPYKECAGEKVPNITSECAGLRETYFNCKRGQVDMRARIRGNKGY, from the exons ATGGCGAAGTCGTGCAAGGGGTTGGCCATGGAGCTCGTCAAGTGCCTCAGCGAGACCGACTGCGTCAAG GTGCAGAAGAGGCCGTACAAGGAGTGCGCCGGGGAGAAAGTGCCCAACATCACCAGCGAGTGCGCCGGCCTGCGGGAGACCTACTTCAACTGCAAGAGGGGCCAG GTTGACATGCGAGCTCGGATACGTGGGAACAAGGGGTAttaa
- the LOC133901196 gene encoding uncharacterized protein LOC133901196: protein MGMEGLIPFVYGAIKKRRGTRRTAHHEFVSSPGSPPTRGRAPERFTGGAYHSHSQSCRFVVAPSLADELDLLHDGDGRAPPEGLPDAPFLPAGDGRGLSRSRRFSSMRVR from the coding sequence ATGGGAATGGAGGGGCTGATCCCTTTCGTCTACGGCGCGATCAAGAAGCGAAGGGGGACGAGAAGGACGGCGCACCACGAGTTCGTCTCCTCCCCTGGCTCTCCTCCGACGCGGGGGCGGGCCCCGGAGCGCTTCACCGGCGGCGCCTACCACTCCCACAGTCAGAGCTGCCGCttcgtcgtcgcgccttcgctggccgacgagctcgatcTCTTGCACGACGGCGACGGCCGCGCACCGCCTGAGGGTCTCCCAGACGCGCCGTTCCTGCCGGCCGGCGATGGTCGCGGGTTGTCCAGGTCTCGGAGGTTCAGTAGCATGCGCGTGAGGTGA